One Pleurocapsa sp. PCC 7327 DNA segment encodes these proteins:
- a CDS encoding glycosyltransferase family 10 domain-containing protein codes for MSQKIVGMLSSYRGLSDRADWLWKQTPYPFGLWRNMQMLAKADKPDFLLLYQFDFFTSPKPQSLPWWKRWRTQKKPPTQPDFSSLMRGVSKERIIYLLREPPLEEVIAKNKANYQAASQYCGYVSGPDNFAPNPDYMPAIWYVDNSFRELNEMGAPEKTRSCSWITSGIDRTANHRKRLDFLKLLRENEIDFDLYGRGLPDWANGCGSVDNKWSAMAPYYYNLAIENYADNEWYASEKLWDALLSWCLPLYYGGTAADKLLPPGSFLRLPSLDERGMAYIKEVTANLDAWHEAKDAIAQARQIILHKLNLLAWLSDFVGKFS; via the coding sequence GTGAGTCAAAAAATCGTTGGGATGCTAAGCAGCTACCGAGGACTGAGCGATCGCGCAGATTGGTTATGGAAGCAAACCCCCTATCCTTTTGGACTCTGGCGAAATATGCAAATGCTGGCGAAAGCAGATAAGCCTGATTTTTTGCTTCTGTATCAATTTGACTTTTTTACCTCGCCTAAACCTCAGTCTCTTCCTTGGTGGAAACGCTGGCGAACTCAGAAAAAACCTCCTACCCAACCGGACTTTTCTTCGTTGATGAGAGGCGTTTCTAAAGAACGAATTATTTACCTATTAAGAGAACCTCCCTTAGAAGAAGTCATCGCCAAAAACAAGGCGAATTATCAAGCAGCAAGCCAGTATTGCGGCTATGTGTCCGGGCCCGACAATTTTGCGCCCAATCCCGACTACATGCCAGCCATCTGGTACGTAGACAATTCTTTCCGCGAGTTGAACGAGATGGGAGCGCCAGAGAAAACGCGATCGTGTAGTTGGATTACCTCTGGCATCGATCGCACGGCAAATCATCGCAAGCGTTTGGACTTCCTCAAGCTTCTGAGGGAAAATGAGATCGACTTCGATTTGTACGGACGGGGTTTGCCAGATTGGGCAAATGGTTGCGGCAGCGTTGATAACAAATGGAGTGCCATGGCTCCCTATTATTACAATCTCGCGATCGAAAACTATGCAGACAATGAATGGTATGCCAGCGAAAAGCTTTGGGATGCTCTGCTATCTTGGTGCCTGCCGCTCTATTATGGGGGGACGGCTGCGGATAAATTACTGCCGCCGGGAAGTTTTTTAAGATTGCCGAGTTTGGACGAACGAGGAATGGCTTACATCAAAGAAGTGACGGCGAATTTAGATGCATGGCACGAGGCAAAAGACGCGATCGCCCAAGCAAGACAGATTATTCTTCACAAGCTCAATTTGCTAGCATGGCTATCCGATTTTGTCGGAAAATTCTCTTGA